The following proteins are co-located in the Chitinophagales bacterium genome:
- a CDS encoding pre-peptidase C-terminal domain-containing protein, which translates to MKTNKLLAIVLCSLLWFTAAGTETEPNDTKSKANKLALNGNNTGAVTPGGDVDWWKISTNADGMISLTLTSTNGVYLSYQLYDNNGTTGLNYIVNYVNGTTAQNTDGLAQGTYYVKVYATNIGEQPSYTISDLLTVPSQSNDLEPNGSSVQAITLAQNSTLNGHVGYYFNAKRDTADWYKVTTNSDGQLSLTLSSGNAHYLSLFLYDKNGTTVLNGFNYDNSTQTLNTNGLAAGTYYFRIYCTNPDDFAPYIIKDTLITPTVANDIEPNNSPSAALSINIGETKTGHAGYYYNVARDTMDWYKVTTAADGQLNLTLASVNNQYLSLFLFDNNGTKQLNGFNYNNSTQTLTTNGLAAGTYYFKVYCTDYNSAFAPYTINAALVSATGANDAEPNGSKTNAVTLPQGGSLTGHVGYYFNLTRDTADWYSITTAEDGKLDITLLNTGGSYLSVILYDNNGATPIQVVNYWLNSNTLVTDGLKAGTYIVKVYCTNYNGEFTTYTISNTLSTYAYAADAEPNNYAAQARTMPSYGTVTGHINFYYDGQYDQPDWWKINYTGSGFLRIRMTEANGLACNCQRYFTIAIYKDTAAAAIYYNYYQTGTLTVDLNGLTPAYYYIKIFSTGTNEFFTYSLTDSFTQVNCNTTITANPDIGSNCNNSSITYQCDGGNGPYMVQLYRFGLPFNIPALTNGSGAVTFSNLTSGLYTATAFADGATGSCFGASKESEIGPGPKNTATANITASSAQFTWNTLPCAKYYTVRYRLKDTPPWTKKKTNGNIGSMTVNNLTAGKTYEWQVAMVDTANDDKSTGKYSKKLSFTTSARMSELNSMSAKSDAVLYPNPVSEILHISFNNEHQGSVSIRLLDMQSRLIYSLTKTCSSGMNMEEVDLHAVASGVYTVQIIMPGRMMTSLPMIKE; encoded by the coding sequence ATGAAAACAAATAAATTACTCGCTATTGTTTTGTGTTCTTTGCTTTGGTTTACTGCAGCGGGAACCGAAACAGAACCGAACGATACAAAGTCGAAAGCCAATAAACTGGCACTGAATGGAAACAATACAGGCGCTGTGACGCCGGGCGGTGATGTGGACTGGTGGAAAATCAGCACCAATGCAGACGGCATGATCAGCCTCACACTCACATCCACTAATGGCGTTTATCTCAGTTACCAGCTTTATGACAACAATGGAACAACGGGGCTCAATTATATTGTGAACTATGTGAATGGCACTACAGCGCAGAATACAGACGGGCTGGCGCAGGGAACCTACTACGTTAAAGTGTATGCTACAAATATCGGTGAACAACCATCTTATACCATCTCGGATTTGCTCACCGTACCATCACAATCAAACGATTTGGAACCTAATGGTTCAAGCGTACAGGCTATCACCCTGGCGCAAAACAGTACATTAAACGGGCATGTGGGTTATTACTTTAACGCGAAGCGCGATACTGCAGATTGGTATAAAGTAACCACCAATAGTGACGGACAACTTTCCCTCACTTTGAGCTCGGGCAATGCGCATTATCTTTCTCTCTTCCTGTATGATAAAAATGGCACAACAGTTTTGAATGGGTTCAACTACGACAATTCCACGCAGACACTTAATACCAATGGGCTTGCAGCCGGCACGTATTACTTTAGAATTTATTGTACCAACCCAGACGATTTTGCTCCATACATCATTAAAGATACCCTGATAACTCCAACCGTTGCCAATGATATTGAACCGAATAACAGTCCGTCGGCAGCATTATCAATCAATATCGGAGAAACCAAAACGGGCCACGCCGGATATTATTATAATGTGGCAAGAGACACTATGGATTGGTATAAAGTAACTACAGCTGCAGACGGGCAACTGAACCTGACACTGGCCTCCGTTAACAATCAGTATCTCTCCCTCTTTCTTTTTGATAACAACGGTACGAAGCAATTAAATGGATTCAACTATAACAATTCGACACAAACACTTACAACCAACGGACTTGCTGCAGGTACTTATTATTTTAAGGTCTATTGCACCGACTACAATAGTGCATTTGCTCCCTATACAATCAACGCCGCACTGGTAAGTGCAACAGGTGCTAATGATGCAGAACCTAATGGAAGCAAAACAAACGCGGTTACTTTACCGCAGGGAGGTTCACTGACCGGGCATGTGGGTTATTATTTCAATCTCACAAGGGATACGGCAGATTGGTATTCCATTACCACTGCCGAAGATGGAAAACTTGATATTACGCTGCTCAACACAGGAGGTTCCTACCTGTCGGTAATTCTCTATGATAACAATGGAGCAACACCTATTCAGGTAGTTAACTACTGGCTGAACAGTAACACCTTGGTAACGGATGGCCTGAAGGCAGGCACTTATATTGTAAAAGTATATTGCACCAATTACAATGGTGAATTCACTACCTACACTATTTCCAATACACTCTCCACTTATGCTTATGCAGCAGATGCGGAACCAAACAATTATGCTGCTCAGGCGAGGACGATGCCTTCATACGGTACTGTAACCGGCCATATTAATTTCTATTACGACGGCCAGTATGATCAGCCTGACTGGTGGAAAATCAACTATACAGGAAGCGGGTTTTTAAGAATCAGGATGACGGAAGCAAATGGCCTTGCCTGCAATTGTCAGCGGTATTTCACCATTGCCATCTATAAGGATACTGCTGCCGCAGCCATCTATTACAATTATTATCAAACCGGAACCTTGACGGTAGACCTTAACGGACTTACGCCGGCTTATTATTACATTAAAATATTTTCCACCGGTACAAATGAATTCTTCACCTATTCGCTGACAGATTCGTTTACACAGGTGAATTGCAATACAACCATAACGGCCAATCCTGATATAGGAAGTAATTGCAACAACAGCAGTATCACTTATCAGTGCGACGGAGGCAATGGACCGTATATGGTGCAGCTATACAGATTTGGATTGCCATTCAACATTCCTGCACTAACCAATGGCAGTGGTGCAGTTACTTTCTCTAACCTCACTTCCGGACTCTACACAGCTACCGCATTCGCTGATGGCGCAACGGGCAGTTGTTTTGGTGCGAGCAAAGAATCGGAGATAGGGCCGGGCCCGAAAAATACAGCCACCGCCAATATCACGGCAAGCAGCGCTCAGTTCACATGGAATACTTTACCGTGCGCGAAATATTACACTGTGCGGTATCGCCTGAAAGACACTCCGCCATGGACCAAAAAGAAAACAAATGGCAACATCGGCAGCATGACGGTCAACAACCTGACAGCCGGCAAAACGTACGAATGGCAGGTTGCCATGGTTGATACTGCGAATGATGACAAGTCAACAGGCAAATATTCAAAGAAACTGTCATTCACCACATCAGCACGCATGAGTGAATTGAACAGCATGAGCGCGAAGAGTGATGCGGTTCTCTATCCCAATCCTGTATCAGAGATCCTGCATATTTCATTCAATAATGAACATCAGGGTTCGGTAAGCATCCGGTTGCTGGATATGCAGTCGAGGCTGATATACTCGCTGACGAAAACATGCAGCAGTGGAATGAATATGGAAGAAGTTGACCTGCATGCTGTTGCGTCTGGTGTTTATACGGTTCAAATAATAATGCCGGGCAGAATGATGACCAGCCTACCGATGATTAAAGAATAA
- the galE gene encoding UDP-glucose 4-epimerase GalE, with protein MSIKILVTGGCGYIGGHTIVALLNKGFDVVSIDNMRRGRSYVPDRVRQITGKTFRNYEVDLCDQQVTTNVFSQEKDIAGIIHFAAYKMVGESVADPLMYYHNNLFSQVHIMECMRQFQIPHLIFSSSSSVYGNIARLPVTEDTSVVKQESPYGRTKFWGEMMIEDFVKAFPCYALALRYFNPVGSHASALLGEPMEEKPQNIVPAITKTAIGKQPEFVVFGSDLPTRDGSCIRDYPHVMDVADAHVLALEFLVRKKQESPSFFDIINLGTSNGVSVLEMVHAFEKATGIALKYRLGPRREGDAIAVYSDITKAEKMLGWKPSRSLEEVMRSAWQWELRCSDEVS; from the coding sequence ATGAGCATTAAAATTCTGGTGACAGGCGGCTGTGGTTACATCGGCGGGCACACTATTGTGGCGCTGCTAAACAAAGGGTTTGATGTGGTCAGCATTGATAATATGCGACGGGGCAGAAGTTATGTGCCCGACCGTGTGAGACAGATTACCGGCAAAACTTTCCGGAATTATGAAGTGGATCTGTGCGATCAGCAGGTCACGACGAACGTCTTCAGTCAGGAAAAAGACATTGCAGGCATTATCCACTTTGCCGCGTACAAAATGGTGGGTGAATCAGTGGCTGATCCGCTGATGTATTATCATAACAACCTTTTCTCACAGGTGCATATCATGGAATGTATGCGGCAATTCCAAATTCCGCATCTCATTTTTTCTTCCTCCAGTTCAGTGTATGGAAACATAGCACGGCTGCCGGTGACGGAGGATACCTCTGTCGTGAAGCAGGAATCACCCTACGGCAGAACCAAATTCTGGGGCGAGATGATGATAGAAGACTTTGTGAAGGCATTCCCATGCTATGCCCTTGCGCTGCGCTATTTTAATCCGGTGGGATCGCATGCATCTGCACTGCTTGGTGAGCCGATGGAAGAGAAGCCACAGAACATCGTTCCTGCCATCACGAAAACCGCAATTGGAAAACAACCGGAGTTTGTCGTGTTTGGAAGCGACCTGCCTACACGGGATGGATCGTGTATCCGTGATTATCCGCATGTAATGGATGTGGCAGATGCGCATGTGCTGGCGCTTGAATTTCTGGTAAGAAAAAAACAGGAATCACCTTCTTTTTTTGATATCATTAACCTTGGTACAAGCAATGGTGTAAGTGTTTTGGAAATGGTGCATGCCTTTGAAAAGGCTACCGGCATTGCATTAAAATACCGGCTTGGCCCCCGCCGTGAAGGTGATGCAATAGCAGTCTATTCCGATATCACGAAAGCAGAGAAAATGCTGGGTTGGAAACCATCCCGTTCTTTGGAAGAGGTGATGCGATCCGCCTGGCAATGGGAACTCCGCTGCAGCGATGAAGTTTCATAA
- the glgX gene encoding glycogen debranching protein GlgX has translation MEREAEQRLNVNGMPAKIAGGFTCERGLSHPIGATLAEGGANFSLFSKNALAVELLFFREADDVEPSQVIHLDSVHHKTYHYWHVFVHGIKAGQLYGYRVHGPFDPGNGHRFDGEKILLDPYAKAVAVPEGFSRAACKKRGKVSVPSMKSVVADLSRYDWEGDKPLELPFSQTIIYEMHVAGFTKHPGSGVTAGKRGTYKGLIEKIPYLVDLGITAVELLPVFQFDKDDCPPGKVNYWGYCPVSFFAPHQAYAGGDDPLQALDDFRDMVKAFHRAGLEVILDVVFNHTAEVDEKGPSYSFRCIDNSVYYILDKDKSKYANYSGTGNTLNANHAIVRRMIIDAIHFWVEEMHVDGFRFDLASILSRDENGMPLENPPVLWDLESDPVLAGVKLIAEAWDAVGLYQVGTFTGDSWKEWNGKFRDDVRSALRGDNATIPRLTSRLLGSPDIYLPKDRGPEQSINFVTCHDGFTLNDLVSYNTKHNEANGEQGRDGSTYNLSWNCGTEGPSDDPQVELLRNRQIKNFLTINLLSLGVPMILMGDEVRRTQFGNNNAYCHDNELTWFDWRLPDKHADVLRFVKMLNDVRNNRDSAQKKYKLSLKELLDKPLVTWHGVKLHQPDWSDASHSIAVTTLSIGGSVEIHYMFNTYHEALEFEIPPVHETAGQGWRRWIDTSLPSPNDICEWDDAPFYNQQTCRVEQHSIVILFSRRNVKTS, from the coding sequence ATGGAACGTGAAGCTGAGCAAAGATTAAATGTGAACGGGATGCCTGCGAAGATAGCTGGCGGGTTTACCTGCGAAAGAGGACTATCGCATCCAATTGGTGCCACACTGGCAGAGGGCGGCGCCAACTTCTCCCTGTTTTCAAAAAATGCCCTTGCAGTTGAGTTATTGTTTTTCCGCGAAGCGGATGATGTGGAACCTTCGCAGGTAATTCACCTCGACAGCGTGCACCATAAAACCTATCACTACTGGCATGTGTTTGTGCATGGCATTAAGGCAGGACAGTTGTATGGTTACAGGGTCCATGGCCCGTTTGATCCCGGCAACGGTCATCGGTTTGATGGTGAAAAAATATTACTTGATCCGTATGCCAAAGCGGTAGCCGTTCCGGAAGGGTTCAGCCGCGCCGCCTGTAAAAAACGCGGTAAGGTGAGCGTACCATCCATGAAAAGCGTTGTGGCTGATCTGTCACGGTACGACTGGGAAGGCGACAAGCCACTTGAACTTCCATTCTCACAAACAATCATCTATGAGATGCATGTGGCAGGATTCACTAAACATCCCGGTTCAGGAGTTACAGCCGGAAAAAGAGGTACCTATAAAGGGCTGATAGAAAAAATTCCATACCTCGTTGATTTGGGAATCACCGCAGTGGAACTGCTCCCTGTCTTTCAGTTTGACAAAGATGATTGCCCGCCCGGCAAAGTGAATTACTGGGGTTATTGCCCGGTGAGTTTTTTCGCGCCGCACCAGGCGTATGCAGGCGGAGATGATCCGTTGCAGGCATTGGATGATTTTCGTGATATGGTGAAAGCATTTCATCGTGCAGGTTTGGAAGTGATCCTGGATGTAGTGTTTAATCATACTGCGGAAGTGGATGAGAAAGGACCGTCCTATAGTTTTCGCTGTATTGATAACAGTGTTTATTATATCCTCGACAAGGATAAATCAAAATATGCCAACTATTCAGGCACCGGCAACACACTCAATGCAAATCATGCAATCGTGCGGCGTATGATTATTGATGCCATTCATTTCTGGGTGGAAGAAATGCATGTGGATGGATTTCGTTTCGATCTTGCTTCTATTCTCTCGAGGGATGAAAACGGAATGCCGCTGGAGAATCCGCCCGTGCTTTGGGACCTTGAATCTGATCCTGTACTCGCCGGTGTCAAACTCATCGCGGAAGCTTGGGATGCTGTCGGCCTCTACCAGGTAGGAACTTTTACCGGCGATAGCTGGAAGGAGTGGAATGGGAAGTTCAGGGATGATGTACGTTCAGCACTGAGAGGTGATAATGCAACCATTCCGCGGCTCACATCACGGCTCCTTGGAAGCCCCGATATCTACCTGCCAAAGGACAGGGGCCCCGAACAGAGCATCAACTTCGTTACCTGCCATGACGGCTTTACACTCAATGATCTAGTGAGCTACAACACGAAACATAATGAAGCAAATGGAGAACAAGGCAGGGATGGGTCAACCTATAATCTGAGCTGGAACTGCGGCACAGAAGGTCCGTCGGATGATCCGCAGGTGGAATTGCTGCGTAACAGGCAGATAAAAAATTTTCTTACGATAAACCTGTTGTCACTGGGTGTTCCGATGATCCTGATGGGCGATGAAGTGCGGAGGACGCAATTCGGCAATAACAATGCATACTGCCACGACAATGAACTTACCTGGTTCGACTGGCGCCTGCCGGACAAGCATGCCGATGTGCTCCGCTTTGTGAAGATGCTGAATGATGTGAGGAACAACCGCGACTCCGCGCAAAAAAAATACAAGCTCAGCCTGAAAGAGTTGCTGGATAAGCCACTGGTAACCTGGCATGGAGTGAAACTGCATCAGCCTGACTGGAGCGATGCTTCGCACTCCATTGCCGTTACAACTTTGTCCATCGGCGGATCGGTTGAAATTCACTATATGTTTAATACCTACCACGAAGCTCTTGAATTTGAGATTCCACCGGTACATGAAACAGCAGGGCAGGGATGGAGACGCTGGATTGATACTTCACTGCCTTCTCCTAATGATATCTGTGAATGGGACGATGCGCCATTCTATAACCAGCAAACTTGTCGTGTGGAACAGCATTCCATCGTAATTTTGTTTTCCAGGAGGAATGTAAAAACATCCTGA
- a CDS encoding glycogen/starch/alpha-glucan phosphorylase — protein MSSCFDHSELNSEFIFIFGLLVGLANQKSVAGTDNLAAILFKVNHVVKGIDQNHFTIESGEIKKAILDNLYYVQGRSPEIATLNDWYMAVAYTLRGRMLSGWIPSLKKLHRSGEKMVGYLSAEFLVGPHLGNALVNLGLHDAVKHAVESLGLDFSKLLHQEEEPGLGNGGLGRLAACYLDSLASLKVPAIGYGIRYEFGMFEQRIKHGEQVEVADKWLRFGNPWEFPQTEVAYAVKFGGHTEAITDDDGNYHVNWLPDYEVKGVAYDTPVPGYKNDHISFLRLWKSEAVESFDFSEFNRGNYEAAVNEKIRAESISKVLYPNDEPEAGKRLRLSQQYFFVSCSLQDAIHMQKLRGHPVNKLHEHVALQLNDTHPSVAIAELMRLLVDEHQFEWVEAWQVTQQVFSYTNHTLLPEALETWPMYLFQSLLPRHLEIIFEINQRFLDAVKEQFPGDNELLSRLSIIDETGGKAIRMAHLASVGSHHINGVSALHTALLTKEVLHDFNTITPEKFLNITNGVTPRRWILQYNPGLSALLTEHLGDSWVTHLETNLEKLSKLADDAAFQKRWKEIKHQNKRALADQLIVTTGVLVNPDTLFEIQAKRIHEYKRQHLSLLHIITRYNRIKKNPKLEVVPRTYIFGGKAAPGYFLARMIIKLINAIAAVINNDFDVAGRMKVVFYPDFNVKNSEWIYRAADLSVQISTAGKEASGTGNMKFAMNGALTIGTLDGANVEMREAVGNENFFLFGLSSAEVAAMQSKGYRPRDYYEQHAELREAIDTIQQGIFSGGDGKVFQPLVDSLLNQDPYLVLADYEAFVKCQENVDAIYLQQEKWLMMSILNVAAMGYFSSDRSVREYCEKIWNVKLSKD, from the coding sequence ATGTCGTCCTGTTTTGATCACAGCGAGTTGAATTCTGAATTCATTTTTATATTTGGCTTGTTAGTTGGCCTGGCAAATCAAAAGTCCGTAGCGGGTACAGATAATTTAGCAGCCATCCTGTTTAAAGTAAATCATGTGGTTAAGGGTATAGATCAAAACCATTTCACCATTGAATCCGGTGAGATCAAAAAGGCAATTCTTGATAATTTATATTACGTACAGGGACGGTCGCCTGAAATTGCTACCCTGAATGACTGGTACATGGCGGTTGCCTATACGCTGCGCGGCAGGATGCTCAGTGGCTGGATTCCTTCCTTAAAAAAACTGCACCGGTCGGGAGAAAAAATGGTTGGCTACCTCTCCGCCGAATTTCTCGTTGGCCCGCACCTTGGTAATGCATTGGTCAACCTTGGACTTCATGATGCAGTGAAGCATGCCGTTGAATCGCTCGGGCTTGATTTCAGTAAGCTGCTTCATCAGGAAGAAGAACCCGGGCTTGGCAACGGAGGGCTGGGCCGGCTGGCAGCCTGTTATCTTGATTCACTCGCATCGCTTAAAGTACCGGCGATCGGCTATGGCATACGTTATGAATTCGGCATGTTTGAACAACGGATTAAACATGGTGAACAGGTTGAAGTGGCGGATAAATGGCTGCGGTTTGGCAATCCATGGGAGTTTCCTCAAACGGAAGTTGCGTACGCGGTAAAATTCGGCGGACATACGGAAGCAATAACAGATGATGATGGCAATTACCACGTAAACTGGTTACCGGATTATGAAGTGAAAGGTGTTGCGTATGATACGCCGGTGCCGGGTTATAAGAATGATCATATCAGCTTTCTGCGGTTGTGGAAATCGGAAGCCGTGGAGTCATTTGATTTCAGTGAATTCAACCGCGGCAACTATGAGGCGGCAGTAAATGAGAAGATAAGAGCAGAGAGCATCTCGAAAGTGTTGTATCCCAATGATGAGCCTGAGGCAGGCAAGCGGCTGCGCCTGAGTCAACAGTATTTTTTTGTGTCCTGTTCGTTGCAGGATGCCATCCATATGCAAAAATTGCGTGGCCATCCGGTGAATAAGCTGCACGAGCATGTTGCCCTGCAGCTGAATGATACACATCCTTCCGTGGCTATTGCCGAACTGATGCGGCTGCTCGTGGATGAACATCAGTTTGAATGGGTGGAAGCATGGCAGGTTACACAACAGGTGTTCAGTTACACAAATCATACGTTGCTGCCTGAAGCACTGGAGACATGGCCGATGTACCTGTTTCAATCCTTGTTGCCCCGCCACCTGGAAATAATTTTTGAAATCAATCAGCGATTCCTTGATGCAGTAAAAGAACAATTTCCCGGCGACAATGAGCTGCTCTCCCGGCTTTCCATCATCGATGAAACCGGCGGCAAGGCCATACGTATGGCGCACCTGGCATCCGTGGGCAGCCATCATATCAATGGTGTTTCCGCTTTGCATACAGCGCTGCTGACAAAGGAAGTACTGCATGATTTCAATACTATTACGCCGGAAAAATTCCTGAATATCACGAATGGCGTGACGCCAAGGCGATGGATCCTGCAGTATAATCCGGGGCTCAGTGCTTTGCTGACGGAACATCTCGGCGATAGCTGGGTAACCCATCTTGAAACTAACCTGGAAAAACTTTCGAAGCTGGCGGATGATGCGGCCTTTCAAAAAAGGTGGAAGGAAATCAAACACCAAAACAAACGCGCCCTTGCCGATCAGCTGATCGTTACGACGGGCGTACTGGTTAATCCTGATACACTCTTTGAAATTCAGGCAAAGCGCATTCATGAATACAAGCGCCAACACCTGAGCCTGCTGCATATCATCACGCGCTATAACCGCATAAAGAAAAACCCAAAGTTGGAGGTCGTTCCGCGCACGTATATTTTCGGCGGTAAAGCGGCGCCCGGATATTTCCTCGCAAGAATGATCATTAAACTCATCAATGCGATTGCGGCTGTCATCAACAACGACTTTGATGTGGCAGGCAGAATGAAGGTTGTTTTCTATCCTGATTTCAATGTAAAAAACAGTGAATGGATCTACCGTGCTGCTGACCTTTCGGTACAGATTTCTACAGCAGGTAAAGAAGCATCAGGAACGGGAAATATGAAGTTTGCCATGAATGGTGCACTCACGATCGGAACACTGGATGGCGCCAATGTTGAAATGCGCGAAGCAGTTGGGAATGAAAATTTTTTCCTCTTTGGCCTCAGTAGCGCTGAGGTAGCGGCTATGCAGTCAAAGGGTTACCGGCCACGCGACTACTATGAACAGCATGCCGAACTCAGGGAAGCGATCGATACCATTCAGCAAGGAATTTTCTCCGGCGGTGATGGCAAGGTATTTCAGCCGTTGGTGGACTCATTGCTGAACCAGGATCCTTACCTGGTGCTCGCCGACTATGAAGCATTCGTCAAATGCCAGGAAAATGTTGATGCCATCTATCTGCAGCAGGAAAAGTGGCTGATGATGTCTATTCTCAATGTAGCTGCGATGGGTTATTTTTCATCCGACAGGTCGGTGCGTGAATACTGTGAAAAAATATGGAACGTGAAGCTGAGCAAAGATTAA
- a CDS encoding polyphosphate kinase 2 family protein — translation MKLKEIIKASHELSSPYRITDGEKFKLKDVDPGDTGSLGSEDKPRAKEALQIGVEALATLQDMLYAQDRWSLLLIFQAMDAAGKDGAIKHVMSGVNPQGCQVSSFKAPTSTDLDHDYLWRCQRELPERGRIGIFNRSYYEEVLVVKVHPELLKYQKIPPHLMDKDLFDNRYKELRNFEKYLSRNGTVTVKFFLHLSRKEQKKRFLERFDIADKNWKVSPSDIKERAYWDEYMDAYEKMIQQTATKHSPWYVIPADNKWYTRVIVAASIIDTLAGMDLHYPKVDEAKMKEIAAAKELLLAEK, via the coding sequence ATGAAACTGAAAGAAATCATTAAAGCATCACATGAGCTGTCATCACCTTACAGAATCACCGATGGTGAAAAGTTCAAACTGAAAGATGTTGATCCCGGCGACACCGGTTCATTAGGTTCGGAAGATAAGCCCCGGGCCAAGGAAGCACTGCAGATTGGCGTGGAAGCACTTGCCACCTTACAGGACATGCTGTATGCGCAGGACCGCTGGAGTTTATTACTGATCTTCCAGGCCATGGATGCCGCCGGAAAAGATGGCGCCATCAAGCATGTGATGAGCGGCGTGAATCCGCAGGGCTGCCAGGTTTCTTCTTTCAAAGCGCCCACTTCCACGGACCTCGATCATGACTACCTATGGAGATGCCAGCGGGAATTACCGGAACGGGGACGCATCGGGATTTTTAACCGCTCTTATTATGAAGAAGTGCTCGTAGTAAAGGTGCATCCCGAATTGCTGAAATATCAGAAAATTCCACCGCACCTCATGGATAAGGATCTCTTTGACAATCGCTACAAGGAGTTACGCAACTTTGAAAAATACCTCTCCAGGAATGGGACCGTAACCGTAAAATTCTTTCTGCATCTGTCGCGTAAAGAACAGAAAAAACGATTCCTCGAACGTTTTGACATTGCCGATAAGAACTGGAAAGTTTCGCCATCGGATATTAAAGAACGTGCCTACTGGGACGAATACATGGATGCATATGAAAAAATGATTCAGCAGACTGCCACCAAACATTCACCCTGGTACGTAATTCCCGCTGATAATAAATGGTACACCCGTGTCATAGTCGCCGCGTCAATTATTGATACCCTTGCTGGCATGGATCTGCACTATCCGAAAGTGGATGAAGCAAAAATGAAGGAGATTGCCGCTGCCAAGGAACTATTGCTGGCCGAAAAATAA